A single genomic interval of Lepisosteus oculatus isolate fLepOcu1 chromosome 12, fLepOcu1.hap2, whole genome shotgun sequence harbors:
- the cxcr2 gene encoding C-X-C chemokine receptor type 1, with protein sequence MTFLNLTDLDFSDFNYSYDENSTFDFDLSSSPCSQSFFALNGAILVSIYTFVFLLSLLGNILVIYVICCMEKQKSSTEIYLLNLAISDLFFALTLPFWAVYVYSEWIFGDFMCKLVSVMQEANFYSGILLLACISIDRYLVIVRATQAFTKKRLLVRTLCIGVWLMAALLSLPFLIYRQAFYSMSYNRTVCYEYSSAEELYKWKVVIRFLRHTVGFFIPLVIMVFCYGFTMKTLFQTRSGQKHRVMRVIFAVVLAFVICSLPYNVTLFVDTLMRGKVITETCSLQNQIDVTIQVTQILAFMHCCINPILYAFIGQKFRNSFFTALFRHGFISKKILSTYRRDSSHYSTSGNTSTTL encoded by the coding sequence atgacatttttaaacttaaCAGATTTGGACTTCAGTGACTTCAATTACTCTTATGATGAGAACAGTACTTTTGATTTCGATCTATCGTCTTCTCCATGTTCCCAATCCTTTTTTGCCTTGAACGGTGCTATTTTGGTGAGCATTTATACCTTTGTGTTTCTCCTCAGTCTGTTGGGAAATATACTAGTAATATATGTGATCTGCTGCATGGAAAAGCAAAAATCTTCCACTGAAATCTACCTATTGAATTTGGCCATTTCTGATCTTTTCTTTGCCTTAACTCTTCCTTTCTGGGCAGTTTATGTATATTCAGAATGGATTTTTGGGGACTTCATGTGCAAGTTAGTGTCTGTTATGCAAGAGGCAAACTTCTACAGTGGTATTTTGCTTCTGGCCTGTATCAGCATTGACCGCTATTTGGTGATTGTCCGTGCTACACAAGCTTTCACCAAGAAACGACTACTTGTGCGCACCTTGTGCATTGGAGTTTGGCTGATGGCGGCACTGCTTTCCTTGCCTTTCCTCATATACCGCCAGGCTTTCTATTCAATGTCCTACAACAGGACAGTGTGCTACGAATATAGTAGTGCAGAAGAACTGTACAAGTGGAAGGTGGTCATCCGTTTCCTGCGACACACAGTAGGCTTTTTTATCCCTTTAGTCATCATGGTTTTCTGCTACGGCTTCACCATGAAAACCCTCTTTCAGACCAGAAGTGGgcagaagcacagagtgatGAGGGTGATCTTTGCTGTGGTACTGGCCTTCGTCATCTGCTCGTTACCCTATAATGTCACTTTGTTTGTGGATACCTTGATGCGAGGAAAGGTCATCACGGAGACATGTTCTTTACAGAATCAGATTGATGTCACCATACAGGTCACCCAGATTCTTGCTTTTATGCACTGCTGCATTAATCCCATCCTGTATGCGTTCATTGGCCAGAAGTTTCGCAACAGTTTCTTCACAGCTCTTTTCCGACATGGTTTCATCAGCAAGAAAATCTTGTCGACATACCGACGGGACTCTTCTCACTACTCAACATCTGGAAATACATCTACAACGCTGTAG
- the LOC102692294 gene encoding C-X-C chemokine receptor type 1 isoform X1 yields MDGQDTALRLNFEDLYILFNFSDYENLSGNSTGTFLIDQNTIICHGPHFEPAVNSAICVVYFLIFLLAIPGNIIVALVIGYNYRFLSPSDIYLLHLVVADTLFALSIPFWAVSTVHGWVFGDVMCKLVSLIQEVNFYSSILFLMCISIDRYLAIVWAVKAHRKRRALCSWMVCFSVWVLGTVFSFPVLFNDAFKPVNSDRIVCYEYHNPESIDQWKLGTRVLRHVLGFLLPLIVMLVCYGVTISRLLGTRSFEKQKAMRVIVAVVIAFLLCWMPYHLSVISDTIIRSGLISYSCETRNSIDLALFFTQSLGLLHSCINPVLYAFVGQKFRRNLLNLLYKTRVLERSSLSRSSRSTSQTSEGTSTFL; encoded by the exons ATGGATG GTCAAGATACTGCTTTAAGATTAAACTTTGAAGacctttatattttatttaacttttcagATTATGAAAACCTGTCAGGAAATAGTACTGGGACTTTTCTGATCGATCAAAACACCATCATCTGCCATGGACCTCATTTCGAGCCAGCTGTGAATTCAGCCATCTGTGTTGTCTATTTCCTGATCTTCCTGCTTGCCATTCCTGGGAACATTATAGTTGCCCTGGTGATTGGATATAACTATAGATTCTTGTCGCCCTCTGACATCTACCTCCTTCATCTGGTAGTGGCAGACACCCTCTTTGCTTTGAGCATCCCCTTCTGGGCAGTGAGCACTGTGCACGGCTGGGTGTTTGGAGATGTCATGTGCAAACTGGTCAGTCTGATCCAGGAGGTCAATTTCTACAGCAGCATCCTGTTCCTGATGTGCATCAGCATTGACCGCTACTTGGCCATTGTTTGGGCAGTGAAAGCCCACAGAAAGAGACGGGCGCTCTGCAGCTGGATGGTGTGCTTCTCTGTCTGGGTTCTGGGGACTGTTTTTTCCTTCCCTGTCCTCTTCAATGACGCATTTAAACCTGTGAACTCTGACAGAATTGTATGTTACGAATACCATAACCCAGAAAGTATAGATCAGTGGAAGCTTGGCACAAGGGTTCTTAGACATGTCCTGGGCTTCCTCTTACCTCTGATAGTAATGCTTGTGTGTTATGGTGTTACCATTAGCCGACTGCTTGGGACACGCAGTTTCGAGAAGCAAAAAGCTATGAGGGTGATTGTGGCTGTGGTCATTGCTTTCCTTCTGTGCTGGATGCCCTATCACTTATCAGTGATTTCAGACACCATCATCAGGTCTGGGCTCATCTCGTACAGTTGTGAGACACGCAATTCAATTGATCTGGCTTTATTTTTCACCCAGAGCCTTGGTCTGCTTCACAGCTGCATCAACCCTGTCCTCTACGCATTCGTGGGACAGAAATTCAGAAGGaaccttttaaatctgcttTACAAAACGAGGGTGCTAGAACGCAGCTCTTTGTCCAGATCCAGCAGATCTACGTCCCAGACATCAGAAGGAACATCAACTTTCCTATAA
- the LOC102692294 gene encoding C-X-C chemokine receptor type 1 isoform X2 has protein sequence MDDYENLSGNSTGTFLIDQNTIICHGPHFEPAVNSAICVVYFLIFLLAIPGNIIVALVIGYNYRFLSPSDIYLLHLVVADTLFALSIPFWAVSTVHGWVFGDVMCKLVSLIQEVNFYSSILFLMCISIDRYLAIVWAVKAHRKRRALCSWMVCFSVWVLGTVFSFPVLFNDAFKPVNSDRIVCYEYHNPESIDQWKLGTRVLRHVLGFLLPLIVMLVCYGVTISRLLGTRSFEKQKAMRVIVAVVIAFLLCWMPYHLSVISDTIIRSGLISYSCETRNSIDLALFFTQSLGLLHSCINPVLYAFVGQKFRRNLLNLLYKTRVLERSSLSRSSRSTSQTSEGTSTFL, from the exons ATGGATG ATTATGAAAACCTGTCAGGAAATAGTACTGGGACTTTTCTGATCGATCAAAACACCATCATCTGCCATGGACCTCATTTCGAGCCAGCTGTGAATTCAGCCATCTGTGTTGTCTATTTCCTGATCTTCCTGCTTGCCATTCCTGGGAACATTATAGTTGCCCTGGTGATTGGATATAACTATAGATTCTTGTCGCCCTCTGACATCTACCTCCTTCATCTGGTAGTGGCAGACACCCTCTTTGCTTTGAGCATCCCCTTCTGGGCAGTGAGCACTGTGCACGGCTGGGTGTTTGGAGATGTCATGTGCAAACTGGTCAGTCTGATCCAGGAGGTCAATTTCTACAGCAGCATCCTGTTCCTGATGTGCATCAGCATTGACCGCTACTTGGCCATTGTTTGGGCAGTGAAAGCCCACAGAAAGAGACGGGCGCTCTGCAGCTGGATGGTGTGCTTCTCTGTCTGGGTTCTGGGGACTGTTTTTTCCTTCCCTGTCCTCTTCAATGACGCATTTAAACCTGTGAACTCTGACAGAATTGTATGTTACGAATACCATAACCCAGAAAGTATAGATCAGTGGAAGCTTGGCACAAGGGTTCTTAGACATGTCCTGGGCTTCCTCTTACCTCTGATAGTAATGCTTGTGTGTTATGGTGTTACCATTAGCCGACTGCTTGGGACACGCAGTTTCGAGAAGCAAAAAGCTATGAGGGTGATTGTGGCTGTGGTCATTGCTTTCCTTCTGTGCTGGATGCCCTATCACTTATCAGTGATTTCAGACACCATCATCAGGTCTGGGCTCATCTCGTACAGTTGTGAGACACGCAATTCAATTGATCTGGCTTTATTTTTCACCCAGAGCCTTGGTCTGCTTCACAGCTGCATCAACCCTGTCCTCTACGCATTCGTGGGACAGAAATTCAGAAGGaaccttttaaatctgcttTACAAAACGAGGGTGCTAGAACGCAGCTCTTTGTCCAGATCCAGCAGATCTACGTCCCAGACATCAGAAGGAACATCAACTTTCCTATAA